The segment TTGAAAATCGCAAGAAAGATGGTCATTACAAATCAATTTTTGATTTAGCAAAGCGTATTGATTTACGTGCTGCGAATAAAAAAGCATTTGAGAATTTAGCTTTGGCTGGAGGGTTTGACGGATTTGGAGAAGCACATCGTGCACAATATTTTCAAGATGAAGGAGATGGCATAACCTTTTTGGAGAAAGCCATTAAGTATGGTGCTAAACATCAGGAGAATGAAAATTCGGCACAAGTAAGTTTATTTGGAGCAACTAGTGATGTTCAAATTGCAGAACCTATAGTGCCACCCTGTGAAGAATGGGGAACTATGGAGAAATTAGCTCAAGAAAAAGAGGTGGTTGGGGTTTATATTTCTGGACATCCATTAGATGATTTTAAAGTAGAAATGAAAACGTTTTGCAATGGCAGTTTGGCCTTGTTTAACGAGTTAGAGAACTATGTCAATCGTGAAATTACGTTTGGAGGTGTTGTTACCGATGTACAACATCGTGTAAGTAAACAAGGTAAAGGCTGGGCATTATTTATGGTTGAAGATTATACAGATAGTTATGAGTTTCGGATATTTGGCGAAGAGTATTTAAAGTACCGTCACTTTTTGGTAAAGAACAGTTTTATCTATGTGAAATCATTTGTTCGAGAAGGTTGGGTAAATCGTGATACAGGAAAAAAGAGTGATCCGAGATTACAATTTAATAGTTTCCAATTATTACATGATGTTATGGGTACTTATGCTAGGAAACTTTCTATTCAACTGAATATAAGTGATCTTAAAGAGCAGCGCATCACGATATTGCAAGATTTGTTTAGAATGCATCAAGGTGAAAAAGCATTGAATTTTGTGATATACGATAATGATGAAAAAATTAAACTCAATATGCCAAGTCGAAAGCAAAAAGTAAAAATTTCGCAAGAGTTACTGAACGAATTAGAGCTGAATGATATCATGTTTAAATTAAATTAGTGCAACATTTTTAAATGATGAGCTACTTTCTTGAAACTAAAAATGATAGATATGAAAGCGACAAAGATCATCAATTGTGTATAGCGTTTGCAGGCTTATTGGCTTCTTTTTTCGGATTGATTAGTGGTGATGCAGTGATGGATCACTTCATGACCCTTATATGTAGTATCTGTTTAATTTATAGCTATTTTGAATTCAATAAGACAATAAACCCAATCATTAAAACTGATTGCGCAAAGGATGGAGCGGCCTGTTTGAGCTCTCCTGCTTCGTGCTTCGTGCTATGTAGGAAGCGAGTAGTGACAGCCTGACTGTTTTGTGCTTTTGAACAAAAGAGATGCGCCAAAACAAGAGTATGCAATCGCTCTATAACCTCATAATGAAAACAAATACTGTCCTTGTAAGGTTTCGCGAAATTTTTGACTAATTTTGTGTATTCAATTAAAATGAAGTTAAACAATAGACAATATAATTATGGCATTAGAAATAACAGATGCAACGTTTGAAGAAACAGTATTAAACAGTGATAAGCCAGTAATGGTTGATTTTTGGGCTGCTTGGTGTGGACCTTGTAGAATGGTAGGACCAATCATTGATGAAATTAGTTCTGAATATGAAGGTAAAGCTGTTGTAGGTAAGGTAGATGTTGATGCAAATCAAGAGTTTGCTGCTAAATATGGCGTACGTAATATTCCAACGGTTTTGGTTTTTAACAAAGGTGAGGTTGTTGGACGTCAAGTAGGTGTAGCCCCTAAAAACGCTTATACTGAAGCTATCGATTCTTTATTATAAGATAAATCCAAAAGAAATGATAAAAGGTTTGCCAGTGTGGTGAACCTTTTTTTATTTTTAGCTAATATTAAGACTTAAGACAAAACATATATGAGTAAGCAACCAAAAGCACAAGACCTAATAGATCAGAAATTACTAGAGGAACGCAAAGTATTTCTTTGGGGGATGGTCGATGATAAATCGGCGAAACACGTGATAGACCGATTACTGTATTTAGATGCCTTAGAGACGAAAGACATTCATTTATATATTAATAGTCCAGGCGGTTATGTTACTTCTGGCTTTGCGATTTACGATTGTATAAAATCCTTGAACAGTGATGTATCTACTATCTGTACAGGATTGGCTGCATCAATGGGATCAATCTTATTATCGGTTGGTGCTAAAGGAAAACGTTTCATACAGCCACATGCGAGAGTAATGATTCACCAGCCAAGTGGTGGAGCACGAGGTCAGGCGAGTGATATTGAAATTACTGCTCAAGAAATTATTAAAACAAAAGAGTTGAGCGCTCAAATATTAGCAGACAATTGCGGACAAGATTATAATAAAGTCATGAAAGACTTTAATCGTGACCATTGGATGGGCGCAGAGGAGTCTGTTGCTTATGGAATTGTTGATAAGATGATTTAAAATGAATTTACAGGCAGAACTCAATAAAGCAGGAGGCTTTAAAAACCTGGAATTACTTGCTAAGCAGGTGGTTGAAGGGTTTATCGCTGGAATGCACAAGAGTCCGTTTCACGGGTTTTCTGCTGAATTCGCCGAACACAAGATCTATAATCAGGGAGAAAGTACACGACATATCGATTGGAAGCTGTTTGCCAAAACAGATAAGTTATACACCAAACGTTATGATGATGAAACCAATTTGCGTTGTCATTTAATTATTGACAATAGTAGTTCAATGCACTATCCTGAAGTTAAAGATTTCAGTATCGGGAATTTAAATAAGATTGGTTTTTCGGCATTAGCTGCTGCTGCACTCATGCACATTTTAAAGAAGCAACGTGATGCTGTAGGTTTAAGTATTTATAGCGATGCATACGATTATTATGCGCCTGAAAAAGGAAGTGAGCGTCATCACCAAATGTTATTGAGTCAATTATCTAAGACGGTTGTATCGAAACAATTAAATAAAAAAACCGAGACTTATACTTATTTGCATCAAATAGCAGAAAACATCCGCAGACGTTCGTTGATATTTTTCTTTACGGATATGTTTCAAACTTCCTCAGATGATGTGAAATTATTTGAAGCCTTAAGACATTTAAAATATAATAAGCATGAAGTGGTTCTATTTCATGTGATGGATAAGGAGAAGGAGCTCAAATTCAATTTTGACAATACACCGAAGCGTTTTATTGACGTAGAGACCAATGAGTACATCAATTTATATCCTGATACCATAAAGGAGGGATATGAGTCTGCTGTGCAAGATTATTTTAAAAGCATACGATTAAAATGTGGACAATATCAAATAAAATATGTAGAAGCCGATATTAATAAACCCTTTGATAAAATACTTACGACCTACATGGTAGAGCGTCAAAAATTTATTTAATGTTTTTGATAAAAAATCTTCTGAAAATATTTGTGGTATTAAAAATCGAATGTATATTTGCCCTCGCAATAAAGCAACGGTCTGGTAGTTCAGTTGGTTAGAATGTCGCCCTGTCACGGCGAAGGTCGCGGGTTCGAGTCCCGTCCAGACCGCTAAAAATTGCAAAACTAAAGCTTCAAGAAATTGGGGCTTTTTTTAAGCAATGACAATAGTTGTGTTGTTCTCAGAGTAATCTGAGATGTAGTTTACCAAAGTAATTTGGTATTCCAATGAAAGGCTTTCCTTTTTTCTGAATAAGAAGATTGGGATGCTTTTTTGTTTTGAGTCTTTAGATACTTTTTCTTACCTTTCTTGTTATAGATTACCAACCAACCAACTATGAAAGATCAAAACAACCCACCTGAATCAAATCTGCCTGTAAAAAAACCAAACCTTTTTCGCGACTGGTGGGAAGAAATGTATCCACATGATTTCATTCAAACTTTTAAAAATTACTTTTTTAATCATAAACAATTTTTTGATGAAGTATTCAATGAACAATGGGACAATAAAGTAAAACCCATGGCTTTTTTATTTACTGCTATTGGTGTGTCATTAATTATTGGGTCTATTTCACCTTGGGGATTGGACTTTAGTGATGAACCTGCTCCACCAGTTGCCTGGCGTGAAATGCAGAAATCTATGAGTCAGGAAGAACGTGCCGCATTTGTAAATGCTTTTCAATTACAAGATTTTTTTAATTTAGAATATGATTCACCTCAATATTCACAAGCTGTTGATAACAGACTCATGGAGTATTTAAAAAGCGATACACTTGTAACGGCAACAAAACTCAAGGAATATTTCGAATCTAAAAATATGAAAGAGTTAGCTTTAAGGGCACATTATGTCGTATTAAAACAACAAGTTGAACATGATAAGTTTCTGAAAAAAAGTGAAATTGGAGAAATAGAGCAAGTGGTTTATTTAAACCTTTTCGTATTGTGGTGCATGTTTTATTGGCTCATTGCACATCGGCTTTTTAAGAGGGCCAAACGAACATCAAGGGAAACAGTGTTTGTTTTTATGTACGGTTTGGGCATGCTGATATTTGTTGTTTACGTTCCGTTAATAGCTATTTTGGGAGCTTTAGATGATAATGTTCTCGCAATTGGATTTCTTCTTGTACTACTATTATTAATATTTGTGTTATATCGCATAATTACGATCTTTAAACATACCCACAACACTGGATTTTTTAACTTGATGCTGGTGTATGTCAAAACATTTCTTGTCGCTGGTTTACTCGGGGTGTTGTTATTTGCTGGAGCGTACTTTTTAATGGAATCTCTATTATAGATAGTTCTTTTCCATTTTATTATGGAATTATATTTTGGCTCATATAATATAGGGCGTGCTACAAAAGCCCTATGACAATTCAAGAGAGGCCTTGATAAGATGAATAGGAAAAGCGTCTTCTTAGGTTCTCCTATGCCATGATGAAATACTGTTTTTTAAGATCGGGATACTCGTTTCTAGATAGTAAGGCTGTTATTATAATAGCATTTAGGGCGTTTGTCATACTGAACTTTATTATCCTTTAAGAGGAGTTATTAACAGTTAATGAACAATTAAATCAATAAATAATGCATTTCAACGATAAAATATTACATTTTATCGTTTAAATTTTTGTTTCTCTCTATTTTAGTCCTATGTTTGTAGTCCTTCTTAAGCCCCAAAATCACTTATCAAGGTAAATTTAATAATCCATTCATGTTTAGATGTCCTTAGGCATTTAGATTCCCTCAATTTTTAAGGCATTTAGTGTCTTATAGTTAATAATCCATTCTTCCCTCGAATTGGCATTTTTGATGCTGTTTTATCATTAACATAACGAAATTGAAATTTATAATCCCTAAAAACCAAAAACATGAAGACCCTGAAAATTACTTTACTACTTGTGGCTGTATTATTATTAACCGTATCTGGACAGAGCAGTGATTCTGTTGTGGATACTGATCAGCCTACCTACGAAACTCAAAAAAGCTACGATTTATTAGCACATGCTAAGAAAAAAGCAAAATTACAACCGCAAGGTTAATCTGTAAGAGATAAAATAAAAACTAAGCCCTTATTTCTATAAGGGCTTTTTTGTTTACGTTTTAATGAAATTTATTCTAACTTTGATTGAGTAACAATAAACGTATACATCTTGATTAAATGCTTCTTACCCTTATTGGTATTTTTTACCTTACAGGTCTCTTCTCAAAGTAAAAATGATAGGATTGAAGAAGTTATCTCATTACGACTAAAATCAAAAGACCAAAAGATCAAACTTGAAGATCGCATAAAATATGCGGTTCAATCTGTTGATTTAGCCAAACAAATTAAAATTGATTCATCACTCATATTAAGCAACAGGCAATTGTCGCTTTTATACTATGAGGCTGAGGCATATGACAAGTATCTTCGATTAAACAAGGAAAATATTGAAATCGCTCAAAAATTAAATGACTCCACATCTATTGCGATTTCAAATGATAATATCGCTATATATTTTCATTATAATCAAGTCAACGATAGTGCCTATTTCTATTATTCAAAAGCACTTAAGTTTTATGATGATAAAAAATTATCAAGGAAAGCAACTATCTTATTAAATATTGCTGATTTACAGGATACAGAAAAAGATTATTATGGGAGTGAAGAAAATGCGATTAATGCTCTAAAAATATTTGAGAACCTACCTGAAACAGAAGATAACTTAGATAATTTATGGATATTAAATAATCTCTTAGGAATTGTTTCACTCAAATTAGGTCATTATGATAAATCACTAGAGTATCATGACAAAGCAGAAAGGGTAAGTCGGAATATGCGAAATGGTTTTTATAATAAAATTTACTCTACCAATAATAAGGCATTCGTTTACAGAAAAAAAGAGAATTATTCTAAAGCTATAGAGTTATATTCAAGTTTGATACAAATTAGAGATCAATACGATGACTATGATCCTGCATTTTATCCACTAGTTATTGATAATATGGCTTATACAAAACTAGTTTCAGGATCAAAGAATTTTGATGAAATGGAACGCTTGTTTAAAGAGGCGTATAAAATAAGTGATACCTTAAATGATGCAACAACGAAACTTCAAATTAGTATAGATCTTTCTAAATTTTATCTTAATCGAAAACAACAAGATTCCTCCCTAAAATATGCTAATATGGCTTATAGAATAGCCAAGGAAACCTCTTCAAATGAAATTTTATTGGATGCATTAAAAGTACTATCAAAATTAAAAGAAGGGGAAGATGGAAAATCTTATTTGAACGAATATATTAGAGTTCAAGATAGTTTACTTACTGTAGAGCGAAGCAAAAGAGATAAATTTGCTAGGATAGAATTTGAAACCGATAAAGTTGAACAAGCCAACGAGCGCATGTCTGAACAGCTTATTTGGTTATTAGCGATTTCTGGAGGTTTATTAGTAACCTTATTTTTACTTTATATAATTATTACACAGCGCGCAAAAAACAAAGAATTAAAGTTCGAGAAAGAGCAACAACAAGCAAATGAAGAGATTTATAACCTAATGTTATCCCAACAAGATAAGGTTGATGAAGCTAGAGCAGGAGAGAAAAAACGAATTTCAGAAGAACTTCATGATGGCGTTCTAGGCAGACTCTTTGGAACAAGACTTAGCCTTGATAGTTTAAACTTTTCCGAAGGTAAAGAAGCAATTAGTAATAGAGCAACCTATATCAAAGAACTCATGACCATCGAAAATGATATTCGTAAAATTTCACACGACTTAAACACTGACTTTGTTTCAGGGTCTGGATTTATGGATATCGTTTCAGAACTTATTGAGAAGCAAACACAAGCCTATCAACTAAAATCAACCTTTAATTATACCGATGATATCAACTGGGAAATGGTACATAATAAAACGAAGATTAACATTTACAGGATCATACAAGAATCCCTTCAAAATATCTACAAACATGCAAATGCTAATGGTGTAAAAATTAGTATTCAACTAAAAAATAATGTAATTTGCTTATCCATTGTTGATGATGGTGATGGATTTGACGTCAATAAAAGTAAAAAAGGAATAGGTATCAAAAACATCAATTCGAGAGTTAATGAGGTTCATGGGAAGGCCGAATTTAACTCTATAATTAATAAAGGGACAGAAGTAAGTATTACCATACCATACAAAAATTAGACGACATGCAACATATTCATATTTTAATGGTTGATGATCACCCAATCATTATTGAAGGGTATCAAAACACATTGATGGCTACAAAGAAGGAAGATCAAACTTTAGTTATCGATACAGCGAATACTTGTGATGCTGCAAATTTATTAATGCAAAAAGCAGCAAAAGAGCGACCATATGACGTATGCTTTTTTGATATTAGCTTGCCGGCGTCATCGGATGGTAAAATTACATCTGGCGAAGATTTAGCTAAAATATCGCGAACGCTTATGCCAAATGCAAAGGTTATTATTTTAACCATGTTTAATGAATCTTATCGCATTCACAGTATTGTTAAAGAAATCAATCCTGATGGGTTTCTTATTAAAAGTGATTTAACCTCAAGTGAATTAGCAGAAGCCTTTCACCATATCTTAATTGATCCTCCTTATTACAGTAGTACAGTAAGTAATTTCTTAAATAAAACGGTGGTTAATGAAATTTATGTCGATGAAATTAATCGTAAAATATTACATCTCTTATCACAAGGGATAAAAACAAGAAGTCTTATTGAGTATATTGACCTTTCCATGAGTGCGATAGAAAAACGAAAAAAACAATTAAAGATTCTTTTTTCAATAAATGATGGTAAAGACGAATCGTTGATTATTGAGGCTAGAAAAAAAGGATTTCTTTAAAAAAACTGTTAAATATCTATATTTACACATCAAGGCTTCCTATGGGAAGCCTTGTCAACACTACAAACTACGGTTTTTCCACATCAAGTTTACGGTTTTTCCGTAGTAAAAAGTTATTATCTAAACCTATATTTGACAAGTCAACAAAATTAATTAATCCCTCTAAGTAATTTGTTGAATTAATAGCAAAGAAAAGAACCTAATACTGCTCAACAGGTATTAGGTTTTTTCTTTTATATAACTCATGTTAAAATATCACTGCTTTATATTCAATAAATTTTACAATAAATAAGCCTAAAAACATCATCGCCACCATAAATTTAATGAAGGTGGATGCGATAAACCCAAGAAACGATCCAAAGG is part of the Formosa sp. Hel1_31_208 genome and harbors:
- the trxA gene encoding thioredoxin, with the protein product MALEITDATFEETVLNSDKPVMVDFWAAWCGPCRMVGPIIDEISSEYEGKAVVGKVDVDANQEFAAKYGVRNIPTVLVFNKGEVVGRQVGVAPKNAYTEAIDSLL
- a CDS encoding ClpP family protease; the encoded protein is MSKQPKAQDLIDQKLLEERKVFLWGMVDDKSAKHVIDRLLYLDALETKDIHLYINSPGGYVTSGFAIYDCIKSLNSDVSTICTGLAASMGSILLSVGAKGKRFIQPHARVMIHQPSGGARGQASDIEITAQEIIKTKELSAQILADNCGQDYNKVMKDFNRDHWMGAEESVAYGIVDKMI
- a CDS encoding DUF58 domain-containing protein produces the protein MNLQAELNKAGGFKNLELLAKQVVEGFIAGMHKSPFHGFSAEFAEHKIYNQGESTRHIDWKLFAKTDKLYTKRYDDETNLRCHLIIDNSSSMHYPEVKDFSIGNLNKIGFSALAAAALMHILKKQRDAVGLSIYSDAYDYYAPEKGSERHHQMLLSQLSKTVVSKQLNKKTETYTYLHQIAENIRRRSLIFFFTDMFQTSSDDVKLFEALRHLKYNKHEVVLFHVMDKEKELKFNFDNTPKRFIDVETNEYINLYPDTIKEGYESAVQDYFKSIRLKCGQYQIKYVEADINKPFDKILTTYMVERQKFI
- a CDS encoding tetratricopeptide repeat-containing sensor histidine kinase, translated to MIKCFLPLLVFFTLQVSSQSKNDRIEEVISLRLKSKDQKIKLEDRIKYAVQSVDLAKQIKIDSSLILSNRQLSLLYYEAEAYDKYLRLNKENIEIAQKLNDSTSIAISNDNIAIYFHYNQVNDSAYFYYSKALKFYDDKKLSRKATILLNIADLQDTEKDYYGSEENAINALKIFENLPETEDNLDNLWILNNLLGIVSLKLGHYDKSLEYHDKAERVSRNMRNGFYNKIYSTNNKAFVYRKKENYSKAIELYSSLIQIRDQYDDYDPAFYPLVIDNMAYTKLVSGSKNFDEMERLFKEAYKISDTLNDATTKLQISIDLSKFYLNRKQQDSSLKYANMAYRIAKETSSNEILLDALKVLSKLKEGEDGKSYLNEYIRVQDSLLTVERSKRDKFARIEFETDKVEQANERMSEQLIWLLAISGGLLVTLFLLYIIITQRAKNKELKFEKEQQQANEEIYNLMLSQQDKVDEARAGEKKRISEELHDGVLGRLFGTRLSLDSLNFSEGKEAISNRATYIKELMTIENDIRKISHDLNTDFVSGSGFMDIVSELIEKQTQAYQLKSTFNYTDDINWEMVHNKTKINIYRIIQESLQNIYKHANANGVKISIQLKNNVICLSIVDDGDGFDVNKSKKGIGIKNINSRVNEVHGKAEFNSIINKGTEVSITIPYKN
- a CDS encoding response regulator, with amino-acid sequence MQHIHILMVDDHPIIIEGYQNTLMATKKEDQTLVIDTANTCDAANLLMQKAAKERPYDVCFFDISLPASSDGKITSGEDLAKISRTLMPNAKVIILTMFNESYRIHSIVKEINPDGFLIKSDLTSSELAEAFHHILIDPPYYSSTVSNFLNKTVVNEIYVDEINRKILHLLSQGIKTRSLIEYIDLSMSAIEKRKKQLKILFSINDGKDESLIIEARKKGFL